From Kineosporia succinea, the proteins below share one genomic window:
- a CDS encoding glutamate--tRNA ligase has product MLDRTVIDSLFPADLPEPAQLEQQYPPRQLPEGAMVTRLGPSPTGHVHIGGLYVGLINKDLAGHSNGKYLLRIEDTDQAREVEGAADQFNRAFGYFGLEADEPEGEYGPYFQSQRETLYLTYVRELLREGKAYLCFATPEELADIRARQEASKAPTGYYGRWAIWRHQSDEDTQKALDEGRPYVVRFKTPEDGPLRISFDDAIRGKLQHEANRNDAVILKSSASSPRLPTYHFAHAVDDHLMRVTHVIRGEEWISSVPLHLQLFEALGFEQVTYGHIAPLMKMIPGGKRKLSKRKDPEAGVDFYIEQGFPAPAVQYYLRGLANGRLAEVPLAEALSTPLQLSEFGVAGPLVDLVKLEGMSADYIATLSSEQVYEQVLIWAERFDAELATVLKADKDLAVKAIGVEREGVENPRKDLRKWSDFRPQYGFFLPALFADATGPADERVAAVGLRPEVVTAFVNTFVEGYQHLPEQPEWFNQIREAAAKNDFAPSPKEFKKNPDAYPGSIREASQLVRVGLTGSTRSPDLHAIALVLGADEVLRRLRALAG; this is encoded by the coding sequence ATGCTGGACCGCACGGTCATCGACTCCCTGTTCCCGGCCGACCTCCCCGAACCGGCTCAGCTGGAGCAGCAGTACCCGCCCCGGCAACTGCCGGAGGGTGCGATGGTGACCCGGCTCGGTCCGTCCCCCACGGGGCACGTGCACATCGGCGGTCTCTACGTCGGCCTGATCAACAAGGACCTGGCCGGCCACAGCAACGGCAAGTACCTGCTGCGCATCGAAGACACCGACCAGGCCCGTGAGGTCGAGGGCGCCGCCGACCAGTTCAACCGCGCGTTCGGCTACTTCGGGCTGGAAGCCGACGAGCCCGAGGGGGAGTACGGCCCGTACTTCCAGTCGCAGCGCGAGACCCTGTACCTGACCTACGTGCGTGAGCTGCTGCGCGAGGGCAAGGCGTACCTGTGCTTCGCCACGCCCGAGGAGCTGGCCGACATCCGCGCCCGTCAGGAGGCCTCCAAGGCCCCGACCGGCTACTACGGCCGCTGGGCGATCTGGCGTCACCAGTCCGACGAGGACACGCAGAAGGCGCTCGACGAGGGCCGTCCGTACGTCGTGCGGTTCAAGACCCCCGAGGACGGCCCGCTGCGCATCAGCTTCGACGACGCCATCCGCGGCAAGCTGCAGCACGAGGCCAACCGCAACGACGCCGTCATCCTCAAGAGCAGCGCCTCCAGCCCGCGCCTGCCCACTTACCACTTCGCCCACGCGGTCGACGACCACCTCATGCGCGTCACCCACGTGATCCGCGGTGAGGAGTGGATCAGCTCGGTGCCCCTGCACCTGCAGCTCTTCGAGGCGCTCGGCTTCGAACAGGTCACCTACGGCCACATCGCGCCGCTGATGAAGATGATCCCGGGCGGCAAGCGCAAGCTCTCCAAGCGCAAGGACCCCGAGGCCGGCGTCGACTTCTACATCGAGCAGGGCTTCCCGGCCCCCGCCGTGCAGTACTACCTGCGCGGTCTGGCGAACGGCCGGCTGGCCGAAGTGCCGCTCGCCGAAGCCCTTTCCACGCCGCTGCAGCTGAGCGAGTTCGGCGTCGCGGGTCCGCTCGTGGACCTGGTCAAGCTCGAGGGCATGAGCGCCGACTACATCGCCACGCTGAGCAGCGAGCAGGTCTACGAGCAGGTGCTGATCTGGGCCGAGCGTTTCGACGCCGAGCTGGCGACGGTACTCAAGGCCGACAAGGACCTCGCCGTGAAGGCGATCGGCGTGGAGCGCGAGGGCGTCGAGAACCCCCGCAAGGACCTGCGCAAGTGGTCGGACTTCCGCCCTCAGTACGGGTTCTTCCTGCCCGCCCTGTTCGCCGACGCCACCGGCCCGGCCGACGAGCGGGTGGCTGCGGTCGGGCTCAGGCCCGAGGTCGTCACGGCGTTCGTGAACACCTTCGTCGAGGGCTACCAGCACCTGCCCGAGCAGCCGGAGTGGTTCAACCAGATCCGGGAAGCCGCGGCCAAGAACGACTTCGCGCCCAGCCCGAAGGAGTTCAAGAAGAACCCCGACGCCTACCCGGGCTCGATCCGCGAGGCGTCTCAGCTGGTGCGTGTGGGCCTGACCGGCTCCACCCGCAGCCCCGACCTGCACGCGATCGCGCTGGTTCTGGGCGCCGACGAGGTGCTCCGCCGCCTGCGCGCGCTGGCGGGCTGA
- a CDS encoding TraR/DksA family transcriptional regulator, whose amino-acid sequence MEHRQILTNALAENTEALAALERDHARMVEASLDSNADDEHDPEGATIAFEREQITAALARTRAARERIDAALAELEAGRYGICSSCEKPISLERLEARPLATQCIRCASTR is encoded by the coding sequence ATGGAACACCGGCAGATCCTGACGAACGCGCTGGCCGAGAACACCGAGGCGCTGGCCGCGCTGGAGCGTGACCACGCGCGCATGGTGGAGGCGTCGCTCGACTCGAACGCCGACGACGAGCACGACCCCGAAGGCGCCACGATCGCGTTCGAGCGTGAGCAGATCACGGCGGCGCTGGCCCGCACCCGGGCCGCCCGCGAGCGCATCGACGCGGCCCTGGCCGAGCTCGAGGCCGGTCGTTACGGCATCTGCTCGTCGTGCGAAAAGCCCATCTCCCTCGAGCGTCTCGAGGCCCGGCCGCTGGCCACGCAGTGCATCCGGTGCGCTTCTACCCGATAA
- the ileS gene encoding isoleucine--tRNA ligase: protein MAEPTFATPFTSLPTRIDLPATDHKIIDWWKQNRIFERSLERTKDGASWVFYEGPPTANGAPGTHHVEARVFKDLFPRYRTMKGYAVPRQAGWDCHGLPVELAVEKELGLSGKPDIEKVGVAFFNERCRQSVTRHVDEFEKLTERMGYWIDLENPYETMSPEYVDSVWWSLKKIFDDGKLSEDFRVTPYCPRCGTALSDHEVAQGYENVKDPSVYVRFPLLEPLAGHADAELLIWTTTPWTLVSNTAVAVHPEVTYQLARNEKGTFVVAEPLRVAVLGEDSEVLADIQGSELEGLKYQRPFDLIDIPDAHRVVLAEYVTTGDGTGLVHQAPAFGADDLLVAKANDLPVVNPVAGNGHFKDDVPMVGGLFFKDADEPLIMDMKKRGVLFRSQRFEHSYPHCWRCHTPLMYYAQPAWYIRTTSVREQLLRENEQTNWYPDHIKNGRFGDWLENNIDWALSRTRYWGTPLPLWRCTNEHVTAIGSRKELGERTGRDLSELDPHRPFIDEITFDCAECGETATRVPEVIDAWYDSGAMPFAAIGYPHVPGSEKALESRYPAQYICEAIDQTRGWFYSLMAVGTLVFDRSPYENVVCLGHIMAEDGRKMSKHLGNILAPIPLMDAHGADALRWFMACSGSPWSPRRVGPGPLDEITRKLLSTYWSTASFFSLYASHVDWSPASARPVSERNTLDRWVLGELHALALDVDHKLENYDTAGTGRVLGDFVDDLSNWYVRRSRQRFWDGDMDALVTLYECLDVLTRLLAPIVPFITEEVWQLVVRPGNTAAPDSVHLADWPVADESLISAALSEEVRFARNAVEAGRAARKASKVRVRQPLSAAFVGLPGGVTLSQALLDDIAEELNVKKLDTLASAGAVVDVEIKPNFRALGKRFGKQTQVVAKALAALPADDVVAALRSSGSVSVEFEGAPVDITAEEVVVTELPRSGWVVETQRGVTIALDTEVTPELEVEGLARDVVRVVQQARRDADLDISDRIRLVVTAPAEVLDAVRAHQEFVVGEVLADSVDLAEHTPDGSPDALSGGFAGIVGEVEITVSVAKA from the coding sequence ATGGCCGAACCGACGTTCGCCACCCCCTTCACCAGCCTGCCGACGCGGATCGACCTGCCCGCCACCGATCACAAGATCATCGACTGGTGGAAGCAGAACCGGATCTTCGAGCGGTCCCTGGAGCGCACGAAGGACGGCGCGAGCTGGGTCTTCTACGAGGGCCCGCCCACCGCGAACGGCGCCCCGGGCACCCACCACGTCGAAGCCCGCGTCTTCAAGGACCTCTTCCCGCGCTACCGCACGATGAAGGGCTACGCCGTTCCCCGCCAGGCCGGCTGGGACTGCCACGGCCTGCCCGTCGAGCTGGCCGTCGAGAAGGAACTCGGCCTCTCCGGCAAGCCCGACATCGAGAAGGTCGGCGTCGCGTTCTTCAACGAGCGCTGCCGTCAGTCGGTGACCCGGCACGTCGACGAGTTCGAGAAGCTCACCGAGCGCATGGGCTACTGGATCGACCTCGAGAACCCCTACGAGACGATGTCCCCGGAGTACGTGGACAGCGTCTGGTGGTCGCTGAAGAAGATCTTCGACGACGGCAAGCTCAGCGAGGACTTCCGGGTCACGCCCTACTGCCCCCGCTGCGGCACCGCGCTGTCCGACCACGAGGTCGCGCAGGGCTACGAGAACGTCAAGGACCCGTCCGTCTACGTGCGGTTCCCGCTCCTCGAGCCGCTGGCCGGGCACGCCGACGCCGAGCTGCTGATCTGGACGACCACCCCCTGGACGCTGGTCTCCAACACCGCGGTCGCCGTGCACCCGGAGGTCACCTACCAGCTGGCGCGCAACGAGAAGGGGACGTTCGTCGTCGCCGAGCCGCTGCGCGTGGCCGTGCTGGGTGAGGACTCCGAGGTGCTCGCCGACATCCAGGGCAGCGAGCTCGAGGGCCTGAAGTACCAGCGCCCGTTCGACCTCATCGACATCCCCGACGCGCACCGCGTCGTGCTCGCCGAGTACGTGACCACCGGCGACGGTACGGGTCTCGTGCACCAGGCCCCGGCCTTCGGCGCCGACGACCTCCTGGTCGCCAAGGCCAACGACCTGCCCGTGGTGAACCCGGTCGCCGGCAACGGTCACTTCAAGGACGACGTCCCGATGGTGGGCGGCCTGTTCTTCAAGGACGCCGACGAGCCGCTGATCATGGACATGAAGAAGCGTGGCGTGCTGTTCCGCTCGCAGCGCTTCGAGCACTCGTACCCGCACTGCTGGCGCTGCCACACGCCGCTCATGTACTACGCGCAGCCCGCCTGGTACATCCGCACCACGTCGGTGCGCGAGCAGCTGCTGCGCGAGAACGAGCAGACCAACTGGTACCCCGACCACATCAAGAACGGCCGGTTCGGCGACTGGCTCGAGAACAACATCGACTGGGCGCTCTCGCGCACCCGGTACTGGGGCACGCCCCTGCCCCTGTGGCGCTGCACCAACGAGCACGTGACGGCGATCGGTTCTCGTAAGGAACTGGGCGAGCGCACCGGCCGCGATCTTTCGGAACTGGACCCGCATCGTCCGTTCATCGACGAGATCACGTTCGACTGCGCCGAGTGCGGTGAGACGGCCACCCGCGTCCCCGAGGTCATCGACGCCTGGTACGACTCCGGCGCCATGCCTTTCGCGGCCATCGGGTACCCGCACGTTCCCGGGAGCGAGAAGGCCCTGGAAAGCCGGTATCCCGCGCAGTACATCTGCGAGGCGATCGACCAGACGCGAGGCTGGTTCTACTCGCTGATGGCCGTCGGCACGCTGGTGTTCGACCGCTCGCCGTACGAGAACGTCGTCTGCCTGGGCCACATCATGGCCGAGGACGGACGCAAGATGAGCAAGCACCTGGGCAACATCCTGGCGCCGATCCCGCTGATGGACGCGCACGGGGCCGACGCCCTGCGCTGGTTCATGGCCTGCTCGGGTTCGCCCTGGTCGCCGCGTCGCGTGGGTCCCGGCCCGCTCGACGAGATCACGCGCAAGCTGCTGTCGACGTACTGGAGCACGGCGTCGTTCTTCAGCCTGTACGCGAGTCACGTCGACTGGTCGCCTGCTTCCGCGCGACCGGTCAGCGAGCGCAACACCCTCGACCGCTGGGTGCTGGGTGAGCTGCACGCTCTGGCTCTCGACGTGGACCACAAGCTCGAGAACTACGACACCGCCGGAACCGGCCGTGTGCTGGGCGATTTCGTCGACGACCTGTCGAACTGGTACGTGCGTCGCTCGCGTCAGCGGTTCTGGGACGGCGACATGGACGCGCTGGTCACGCTGTACGAGTGCCTCGACGTGCTCACCCGGCTGCTGGCGCCGATCGTCCCGTTCATCACCGAGGAGGTGTGGCAGCTCGTCGTCCGCCCGGGCAACACCGCCGCTCCGGACTCGGTGCACCTGGCCGACTGGCCGGTGGCGGACGAGTCGCTGATCAGCGCGGCGCTGTCCGAGGAGGTGCGCTTCGCCCGTAACGCGGTGGAGGCGGGCCGGGCTGCCCGTAAGGCGTCGAAGGTCCGTGTGCGCCAGCCGCTCTCGGCCGCGTTCGTGGGTCTTCCGGGTGGCGTGACGCTGTCGCAGGCGCTGCTCGACGACATCGCCGAGGAGCTCAACGTCAAGAAGCTCGACACGCTGGCCTCGGCCGGGGCGGTCGTCGACGTCGAGATCAAGCCCAACTTCCGGGCGCTGGGCAAGCGGTTCGGCAAGCAGACGCAGGTGGTGGCCAAGGCGCTGGCGGCTCTGCCGGCGGACGACGTGGTGGCCGCCCTGCGGTCGTCCGGGTCGGTCTCGGTGGAGTTCGAGGGCGCGCCGGTCGACATCACCGCGGAGGAGGTCGTCGTCACCGAGCTGCCGCGTTCGGGCTGGGTGGTCGAGACCCAGCGCGGTGTGACGATCGCGCTGGACACCGAGGTGACGCCGGAGCTCGAGGTCGAGGGCCTGGCCCGCGACGTCGTGCGCGTCGTGCAGCAGGCGCGACGTGACGCTGACCTGGACATCTCCGACCGGATCCGCCTGGTGGTGACGGCGCCGGCCGAGGTGCTGGACGCGGTGCGCGCACACCAGGAGTTCGTGGTCGGTGAGGTGCTGGCCGACTCGGTCGACCTGGCCGAGCACACGCCCGACGGTTCGCCGGACGCGCTGTCCGGTGGGTTCGCGGGGATCGTGGGCGAGGTCGAGATCACCGTCTCGGTCGCGAAGGCCTGA
- a CDS encoding phosphotransferase family protein — protein sequence MLKWRPHSQKRDLLRGPLAVCEAARRAGVPAPVTELVEQVGHAVAMVQELLPGTAIERLDPGTLGPALRINEQLDGLLRDRPDIPAVELYLRDDGPGYCLHGPLRRFSPRAAALERRIRAVEENSEQRNDAVHLDFHPGNLLAADNEITGLVDWDGAGRGDRRLDLVTLRFGIHGTGTHDAATREALDAVLDRIPAADLKPLWAHMSLRMADWAIRHHPDHTVHHWLDLAEQRL from the coding sequence GTGTTGAAATGGCGTCCGCACAGCCAGAAGCGCGACCTGCTGCGGGGGCCTCTGGCGGTGTGCGAGGCGGCCCGGCGGGCGGGGGTCCCGGCGCCGGTCACCGAGCTGGTCGAGCAGGTCGGGCACGCCGTGGCCATGGTGCAGGAACTTCTGCCGGGCACAGCGATCGAGCGCCTCGATCCCGGCACCCTCGGCCCTGCGCTCCGCATCAACGAGCAGCTCGACGGCCTTCTGCGCGATCGGCCCGACATCCCCGCGGTCGAGCTCTACCTTCGGGACGACGGGCCCGGGTACTGCCTGCACGGGCCGCTGCGCCGGTTCAGTCCGCGGGCCGCTGCGCTCGAACGCCGCATCCGCGCGGTCGAAGAGAACTCAGAACAGCGAAATGATGCTGTGCACCTGGACTTCCACCCTGGCAACCTGCTCGCCGCCGACAACGAGATCACCGGTCTCGTCGACTGGGACGGTGCCGGCCGGGGTGATCGCCGACTCGACCTCGTCACCCTCCGCTTCGGCATTCACGGCACCGGCACCCACGACGCTGCCACCCGCGAAGCCCTCGACGCCGTCCTCGACCGAATCCCCGCCGCCGACCTCAAGCCTCTCTGGGCCCACATGAGTCTCCGCATGGCCGACTGGGCCATCCGACACCACCCCGACCACACCGTCCACCATTGGCTCGATCTGGCCGAACAACGCCTCTGA